A single window of Triplophysa dalaica isolate WHDGS20190420 chromosome 14, ASM1584641v1, whole genome shotgun sequence DNA harbors:
- the bckdha gene encoding 2-oxoisovalerate dehydrogenase subunit alpha, mitochondrial codes for MAVARCVKKLYGVGFNAIRQNAALKATTVLQQRTFRLNAALFDQSFDPSADKPQFPGASAEFIDHLEFIQPNVISGIPIYRVMDRQGQIINPSEDPQLPKETVLNFYQKMTLLNTMDRILYESQRQGRISFYMTNYGEEGTHIGSAAALDPKDLVFGQYREAGVLMYRGFPLDLFMAQCYANADDLHKGRQMPVHYGSKDLNFVSISSPLATQLPQAAGAAYALKRENLNRIVICYFGEGAASEGDAHAGFNFSATLECPLIFFCRNNGYAISTPTHEQYRGDGIAARGPGYGLMSIRVDGNDVFAVYNATKEARRRAVAENQPFLIEAMTYRIGHHSTSDDSSAYRSVDEVSYWDKQDHPISRLRHHMTAKGWWGEDEERAWRKQSRKLVMEAFEKAEKRLKPNPNLLFTDVYSEMTPNLNKQKEAMWRHLQQYKEHYPLDLYEK; via the exons ATGGCGGTTGCTAGATGTGTAAAGAAATTATACGGTGTCGGGTTTAATGCAATTCGTCAAAATGCTGCTTTAAAGGCCACAACGGTCCTCCAGCAAAGGACATTCCGGCTCAAT GCAGCTCTATTCGATCAGTCCTTTGATCCTTCAGCAGATAAGCCTCAGTTTCCTGGGGCCTCAGCTGAGTTTATTGATCATCTTGAGTTTATCCAGCCCAATGTGATCTCGGGAATCCCTATCTATAGAGTGATGGACAGACAAGGCCAGATCATTAACCCTTCCGAGGATCCTCAG CTTCCCAAGGAGACGGTTTTAAATTTCTATCAAAAGATGACTCTTCTCAACACAATGGACCGGATTCTTTACGAGTCTCAGAGGCAG GGCCGTATTTCATTCTACATGACCAATTATGGTGAGGAGGGCACACACATTGGCAGCGCTGCGGCACTTGACCCGAAGGATTTGGTGTTTGGCCAATATCGAGAAGCTG GTGTATTGATGTACAGGGGGTTTCCTCTGGATCTGTTCATGGCACAGTGCTATGCCAACGCTGATGACCTGCACAAGGGCCGGCAGATGCCTGTTCACTATGGCAGCAAAGATCTAAATTTTGTCTCCATCTCTTCACCACTGGCCACTCAACTCCCACAAG CGGCCGGGGCAGCATACGCATTGAAGAGGGAGAACTTAAACCGAATTGTGATCTGTTACTTCGGAGAGGGGGCAGCCAGTGAGGGAGACGCTCACGCCGGATTTAATTTCTCAGCCACCCTTGAGTGTCCGCTCATTTTCTTCTGCCGCAACAATGGTTACGCCATCTCCACACCCACCCACGAGCAGTACAGAGGGGATGGAATCG CTGCTCGAGGTCCAGGATATGGACTCATGTCGATCCGTGTGGATGGTAATGATGTTTTTGCTGTGTACAATGCCACGAAGGAGGCGCGACGTCGAGCAGTGGCTGAAAACCAGCCTTTTCTTATTGAAGCCATGACTTACAG GATCGGACATCACAGCACCAGCGATGACAGCTCTGCCTACCGCTCGGTTGATGAGGTGAGCTATTGGGATAAGCAGGACCACCCCATCTCGCGCCTGAGACACCACATGACAGCCAAAGGCTGGTGGGGGGAGGACGAAGAGCGGGCATGGAGGAAACAATCCCGCAAACTCGTCATGGAGGCCTTTGAGAAAGCTGAGAAACGGCTGAAACCCAACCCCAACCTGCTCTTCACCGACGTCTACAGCGAGATGACCCCTAATTTAAACAAGCAGAAGGAAGCCATGTGGAGACACTTGCAGCAGTATAAAGAGCATTACCCACTTGATCTCTATGAGAAATAA
- the exosc5 gene encoding exosome complex component RRP46 has product MEFDKSCPVLREYGNEQSLLSRPDGSSTFVQGDTNILAGVYGPAEVKVSKEIYDRATVEVLIQPKTGLPSVRERAREQCVRETCEAALLLTLHPRSSLTLILQVIHDDGSLLSCCLNAACMALMDAGLPMSCLFCGVTCAITKEGQIITDPTTRQEKESRALLTFAIDSVQRNVLMSTTTGSFSIKELQQCIAISQKASEQIFQFYRDSVKRRYSKIK; this is encoded by the exons ATGGAGTTTGATAAGAGTTGTCCAGTTTTAAGAGAATATGGAAACGAgcagagtttattgtccagACCTGACGGATCTTCCACGTTTGTTCAAG GGGATACAAATATCCTGGCGGGAGTTTATGGACCAGCTGAGGTGAAAGTGAGCAAGGAAATCTATGACCGTGCGACAGTGGAGGTTCTTATCCAGCCTAAAACGGGGCTTCCAA GTGTTCGAGAGCGTGCTAGAGAACAGTGTGTACGAGAGACGTGTGAGGCAGCTCTTCTGTTGACTCTTCATCCCCGGTCTTCTCTCACTTTGATCCTGCAGGTCATCCATGATGATGGTTCT CTGTTGTCGTGCTGTCTGAATGCTGCTTGTATGGCTCTGATGGATGCCGGGCTGCCCATGAGCTGCCTTTTTTGTGGCGTGACCTGTGCCATTACCAAAGAGGGTCAGATAATCACAGATCCAACGACTCGACAGGAGAAG GAAAGTCGAGCGTTGTTAACATTTGCTATTGATAGCGTCCAACGCAATGTTTTGATGTCAACAACGACAGgttcattttcaataaaagaG CTGCAGCAGTGCATAGCGATCAGTCAAAAAGCTTCGGAACAGATCTTCCAGTTTTACAGAGATTCTGTCAAACGGCGGTAttcaaagataaaataa
- the tmem91 gene encoding transmembrane protein 91 has protein sequence MESLDELEHPLLADSPKSPSGTSSGGGLFKGIFVRNEKDKRLPPLDWRNYCSSTDIQQQQLLDPCSLTSTLETLYPPTTIWATADSLGIHSKEYLETTFVDIGPGSPLERKLLAETRDVHSVSYSMEDGDDLLPDFEDSSSDDFSDTDSESNFPIMIPQDYLGLAFFSMLCCFWPLGIAAFYLSQKTNKASAQGDFQGASAASRQALWLSILSIVFGIVTYICAIAALISYLSGKPP, from the exons ATGGAGAGTCTAGATGAACTCGAACATCCACTGTTGGCTGACAGCCCCAAGAGCCCAAGTGGAACAAGCAGTGGTGGTGGTCTGTTTAAAGGCATATTTGTGAGAAATGAGAAGGACAAAAGACTGCCCCCTCTGGACTGGAGGAATTATTGCAGTTCTACAGATATTCAACAGCAGCAACTATTGGACCCATGTTCATTGACTAGCACTCTGGAGACACTTTACCCTCCAACAACCATATGGGCGACTGCTGACTCCTTGGGCATCCACAGTAAGGAGTATCTGGAAACCACATTTGTGGACATTGGTCCTGGTTCGCCTTTGGAAAGGAAGTTACTGGCAGAGACTAGAGATGTCCACAGTGTCTCTTACAGCATGGAGGATGGGGATGACCTTTTACCAGACTTTGAG GACTCTTCTAGTGATGACTTCAGTGATACTGACAGCGAGAGCAACTTTCCCATCATGATCCCTCAAGATTACCTGGGGTTGGCATTCTTCTccatgttgtgttgtttctgGCCTCTGGGCATCGCTGCGTTCTATCTTTCCCAAAAG aCAAACAAAGCGTCGGCGCAGGGAGACTTCCAGGGTGCCAGTGCCGCGTCTCGGCAGGCTCTGTGGCTCTCTATCCTCTCAATCGTTTTCGGCATTGTCACTTACATCTGTGCTATCGCTGCCCTTATCTCCTatctgtctgggaaaccacctTAA